In the genome of Pseudomonas sp. B33.4, the window AAACCGGTATATCCCGCCGGCAGCCATCGCCAGTACTCCAACCCGAGTCTGGGACTGTTCGGTTATCTGGCCGCGAAAAGCCTCGGCCAGCCGTTTGATCAGGCGATGACACAAACCCTGCTGCCTAAACTCGGTTTGCAGCACACTTACCTCAGCGTGCCTGCCGCGCAAATGGACCTGTATGCGCAGGGCTACGACAAGAACGGCAAACCGGTGCGCGTCACGCCCGGTGCGCTTGACTCGCAGGCCTATGGCGTGAAAACCAGCGCGGTGGACATGCTGCGTTACGTTCAGGCCAACCTGAAACCTGAAACGCTTGAAGCGTCCCTGCAAAAAACCATCGCCAACATCCACACCGGTTACTACACCGTCGGCGACATGACCCAAGGCCTCGGTTGGGAAATGTACCGCTACCCGATCAGCCTTGATCGCTTGCTGGCGGGCAACTCGACGGAAATGGCCATGCAGGCGCATAAAGTGCAGTGGCTGAATCCGCCGCAGCCGCAACCGGATGATGTGTTGATCAACAAGACAGGGTCTACCGGTGGCTTCGGGACTTACGTGGCGTTTGTGCCGAGCAAGGATATTGGCATCGTGATCATGGCCAACAAGAACTTCCCGATTCCTGAGCGTGTGAAAATCGCCCACAAAATCCTCAGCGCGGTTGCTGACTGAAAATCAAAAGATCGCAGCCTGCGGCAGCTCCTACAGGATCGGGTTTGCACTCGGTCAATGTAGGAGCTGCCGCAGGCTGCGATCTTTCGTTTCTACGCTTAAAGCTGCGCCTGCAACTTCCAGCCGATGACATCCATCAAGTCGCAACTGTCCCGCAACGGGATCGCCATCACCCGTGCGAAATCCTGCAGCAGCAAGGCGTCGTGGCCCTTGCCGTCACCGAGCGCCAGTGTCTCCATCAGTTGCGTCACACAACGCAAACGGTAAGCCGCCGTGCCATGCAGCACATCCACCGGTGCTTCGCGGTCGATCAGCAGAGCGGGAATCTTGCAGTCAATCCCGGTCAGCGGAATATATCGCGCCATGCTTGAACCTCCCTGTTCAATGCTGCGTCGCCGCCGGTGGATCGAGATTGTCCAGCGCACGGTTGACCAGCAACTCACCGAGCACAGCCAATTGCTGAATCGACAAGGCGAGACTGCGCGGTGAACCTTGCAGTTCAGCGGCCAGGTCGGTGGTCAGGACGTTTAATGAAGCGAGGGTTTCGCAAGCGTGGCAGAGCAGCGTGGGCGTATCGATACCGGGGAGGATGGTGAAGAGATGGCTGATGGGATCGGGGTGATGCGGGTTGCGTAGGCGGGGGTTGTTGGCGTCGAAGGATCCTAAATCCATGGGGGATTCGGGAGGGTTTGGCGTGTGTTTTTTCATGTCAGAAGTTCTCTATTTGAATTTCAGAAGGCCACCCAAACTCACTTCCACATGAAGGGTGGCAGCTGTACGCAGGTGTGGAAGACCTGGGAAGAGAACGAAACCCCGGCGCACTCGAAAGTGCTCCCGCGCACAGCCGCCATAAACGCGGCAATGTTGACATAAATAATGTCGCACTGCGCTTTATGAAAGCCTGTTTCATTCTCTATCCAGCGGACTTCCACATCCGACCACTGTTTTTTTGCAGCGGCTAAAGAAGACTATCCCGCCTCCTCAAAACCCACCAGTTCACCACCGCCGCCGCGACTTGCAGGAAAAATCCCCGGGGTTTGAAGGAGCTTTGTGTCAGACATTTCGGCAACACATGCTGCAACGACTGTGGGTTACTGAATGAATTTGTTGTATCTACACTGCATCGGATCAATCTGTGGGCGGGAATGACATAATGCGCGCCAAAGCATTCAAAACGACTGACCCTAAAAGGGCGATGTAATGGAAATCTACAGACTCATGCTGAAGGGTGTCGGTTGCTTCACCGACTTGGACATTCCTCTTGCCCCTACCATTGACCACACTACGAACATAACCGTTATCGTTGGAGACAACGGCGCAGGAAAAACAACCCTTTTAAAGTCTTTGGCTACATCGCTCAGTTGGTTGGTAGCAAGGATTCGTACAGAGAAGGGACAGGGCAGTCCAATTGCAGTGGAAGACATTCAAAACAGCGCTCGAACCGCTGTCATCACAATTGGAGTAACTGACGAATCTCATCCCCGCTGCGATCTTTCCGTAGTTCCTTATGAGGACTACGGGTTCGTATGGAGCATGGCTCGTGGGCGCAAAGGGAGTAAATCAGCGCTCCATAGTGATTTTTCAGAAGTTACTTTACTGGCAGATCACTACCGCACTCAGCTCACTGCCAACGATAAAGCCTCTCTGCCCCTCATCGCCTACTACCCGGTAGAACGCTCCGTTCTCGAAATCCCGCTAAAAATCCGCACTAAACACACCTTCGACCAACTCGACGGCTACGACAACTCTCTGAATCGCGGCGTCGACTTCCGCCGCTTTTTCGAGTGGTTTCGCGAACGCGAAGATAGCGAAAATGAGACCGGAATTTCCGATGCGGCTCTAGCCGAAATCTCGGAAAAATTCGGCACCGACAGTGATGTCTGGAAAACCCTAGCAAATTTGAAAGCCTCCTCCCGTGACCGTCAGTTGACCGCCGTACGTTCGGCCATCGCTGCATTCATGCCTGGCTTCTCCAACCTGCGCGTACAACGCAGACCTCGCCTGCATATGGCCATTGACAAGGACGGGGTAACCCTTAACGTC includes:
- the ampC gene encoding class C beta-lactamase, encoding MSSIHSNKVISCAAFGLFFGASSCMAATPTDAQLQALVNDAVTPVMQQQNIPGLTVALTINGQPHYFNYGVAAKDTGQKVSENTLFEIGSVSKTFTATLAGYAQATGKLDLSSKASQLWPELKGSAFDNISVLQLGTYSAGGLPLQFPDDADSSDKMLGYFQQWKPVYPAGSHRQYSNPSLGLFGYLAAKSLGQPFDQAMTQTLLPKLGLQHTYLSVPAAQMDLYAQGYDKNGKPVRVTPGALDSQAYGVKTSAVDMLRYVQANLKPETLEASLQKTIANIHTGYYTVGDMTQGLGWEMYRYPISLDRLLAGNSTEMAMQAHKVQWLNPPQPQPDDVLINKTGSTGGFGTYVAFVPSKDIGIVIMANKNFPIPERVKIAHKILSAVAD
- a CDS encoding DUF6124 family protein, with translation MDLGSFDANNPRLRNPHHPDPISHLFTILPGIDTPTLLCHACETLASLNVLTTDLAAELQGSPRSLALSIQQLAVLGELLVNRALDNLDPPAATQH
- a CDS encoding AAA family ATPase, coding for MEIYRLMLKGVGCFTDLDIPLAPTIDHTTNITVIVGDNGAGKTTLLKSLATSLSWLVARIRTEKGQGSPIAVEDIQNSARTAVITIGVTDESHPRCDLSVVPYEDYGFVWSMARGRKGSKSALHSDFSEVTLLADHYRTQLTANDKASLPLIAYYPVERSVLEIPLKIRTKHTFDQLDGYDNSLNRGVDFRRFFEWFREREDSENETGISDAALAEISEKFGTDSDVWKTLANLKASSRDRQLTAVRSAIAAFMPGFSNLRVQRRPRLHMAIDKDGVTLNVAQLSQGEKSMMALVGDIARRLAMMNQSLANPLHGDGIVLIDEVDLHLHPRWQRSLIRQLSETFPNCQFVLTTHSPLVISDAKDVLVYVLKDGELHEHNGLYGLDANQVLLEVMNTDIRNSDVQIRLNRLLNEVQDGNLEKAKSLFAELSSELPEGHIELAKAALLIRKLELRRA